Below is a window of Stygiolobus azoricus DNA.
ATGCCCACACAGATTGGCAAGACTTTCTATGGGAAGAGTAATTGACGGGGAAATTCAATGTCCTTATCACGGGTGGCGCTTTAATTATAAAGGTGAGTTAACTCTCGTTCCCTCCTTAGGAAAAAAGATAAATGTAAAATTAACTAGATATAGTGTCATGGAAAAATATGGGATTATATGGGTTTCATTGATAGAAAATCCGTACCATTTCGCAAATATCGAGGAGTGGGAAGACAAGAAGTTTAGAAAAATAAAATGCGGTCCCTATTATATTGATGCTAACCCCTTTAGAGTAATGGAAAACCTAATGGACGTATCACATTTCCCTTATGTTCATGAAGGCTATCTAGGAGATCCAAAATTTCCACAGATCCCCGAATACGAGGTAGAGATAAATCATGATGGAGAAATAATAGCAAAGAGTATTTCAGTTTGGCAGCCTAACCCTGACGGCACGATAAATGGTAGGTTCTTTAATTACACTTATAAAATTCTTTCTCCTTTCGTACTTTATTTTAGGAAGGAGGATAGAGGAGATATATTCTCTATGATTTTTGCAATCAACCCCGTGTCTAAAGATAAGACCGTTGTGTATGCATGGATATTTATGAATTACGCATATGATGTTGATCCCGATAAGATAAGGCAATTTGAAGATGAAATAATAAATCAGGACAAAATAGTTTTGGAATCACAACCCAAGGAATATTACTTAGACCTTAGGAGGGAGATAAGCGTAAGAGCGGATAAACTATCTATTTTCTACAGAAATATGCTAAAACAAAGGCTCGGAATTATACCAGAACTGGGTCTCGTAGAGTAATTTTTATAATGATAACAATGTTGAGTAAATGCGATGATAATAAAAAACGTAAAATTGATTACAGAGGAGAACAAAGTTATAGAAGCCGAAGTTAAAATTGAAGGGGAAAGGATAGCAAAAGTTGGAAAGAACATTCAGGATAGTTCTGAAGAGATATTAAATGGAAATGGAAAACTCTTATTACCCGGTGGAGTCGACAATCACGTACACATTTACAAGAGGTATTTAAAAGTCCCCACCTCGGACGATGTGAGGAGGAGTACTGAAGCTGCTGTTCTTGGAGGGACTACTACAGTTATCGATTTTGCATTCGTTGATAGAGAACCCAATTTGGATGAGAGAATAGAACAGTTTAAGGACTCTGTGACTAATTATTCATTTCACATCTTTGCAAACAAGATTTCTGAGGAATTGAGTAAAATATTTGATCGCGGGTTTAAGTCAGTAAAATTTATGATGATTGAGTATGGTGGTCTAAAAAGTAATCTCTATGATCTAGTGAAGCTTAATGAGTTCGTTGAAAAGAGAGGCGGATATATAATGGTTCATGCGGAGGACGAGGAATTAATTAAGGCTCTCTCAGAAGGGAAAAAAGGAGAACCCTTGTTACATATGTTAACAAGACCGGAAGAATCAGAACTAGCTGCAGTAGCTAGAGTAAATGCAATAGTAAGTAGAGGTTTGATAGCTCATACTAGCGTGGGAAGATCTCTTGATAT
It encodes the following:
- a CDS encoding aromatic ring-hydroxylating oxygenase subunit alpha is translated as MINEWIPLTFSDELRDMKGVTTLGKNVLLLRYKDQVYAFSDLCPHRLARLSMGRVIDGEIQCPYHGWRFNYKGELTLVPSLGKKINVKLTRYSVMEKYGIIWVSLIENPYHFANIEEWEDKKFRKIKCGPYYIDANPFRVMENLMDVSHFPYVHEGYLGDPKFPQIPEYEVEINHDGEIIAKSISVWQPNPDGTINGRFFNYTYKILSPFVLYFRKEDRGDIFSMIFAINPVSKDKTVVYAWIFMNYAYDVDPDKIRQFEDEIINQDKIVLESQPKEYYLDLRREISVRADKLSIFYRNMLKQRLGIIPELGLVE
- a CDS encoding dihydroorotase, which codes for MIIKNVKLITEENKVIEAEVKIEGERIAKVGKNIQDSSEEILNGNGKLLLPGGVDNHVHIYKRYLKVPTSDDVRRSTEAAVLGGTTTVIDFAFVDREPNLDERIEQFKDSVTNYSFHIFANKISEELSKIFDRGFKSVKFMMIEYGGLKSNLYDLVKLNEFVEKRGGYIMVHAEDEELIKALSEGKKGEPLLHMLTRPEESELAAVARVNAIVSRGLIAHTSVGRSLDIIDQNRIKAEVVLHHLILDKSVFNRKDSYMFVTSPPVRDPEELWRRIDKIFMIATDHNWFDRDVKEAHKEFPDLVPGLPGVELRVPIIITEFIKRRLPLSRAVKLLSENPAKFNGLDTGIIKEGYRADLILYDLNTKWKISVDTTHMADWTPYEGYEVIGKVDITIVNGEIVVENGEIVSQKRGQLLYNHDL